The sequence TGCGGCCAGCTCTGCACGGCCATCGAGCGCGTGTACGTGCACGACAGCGTGCACGATCGTTTCGTCGCACTGCTGAAGGAAAAGATGACCGCCGTGCGCAGCGGCGACCGCGCGGCCGATCCGTCGAACATGGGCCCGCTCGTCAGCGCGTCGGCACGCGCGCACATCCACGGGATGGTCGAACGCGCGATCGCGGCCGGCGCGACGCTCGAAACCGGCGGCGCGATCCCCGACGGCCCCGGCTTCTTTTATCCGGCCACGCTGCTGACCGGCTGCCGGCAGGACATGGAGATCGTGCAGGAGGAAACCTTCGGCCCGATCATGCCCGTGCTGCGCTACACGACGATCGACGAAGCGATCGCGCTCGCGAACGACCACCAGTTCGGGCTGTCGTCGGTGCTCTACACCGAGCACTACCGCACCGCGATGACCGTCGCGAACGCGATCGAGGCGGGCGAGCTGTACGTGAACCGCACGCCGGCCGATCCGTACCAGGGTTTCCACGCCGGCTGGAAACGCTCGGGCCTCGGCGGCGACGACGGCAAGCACGGGATGCTCGAATTCACGCAGACGCGCCTCGTCGTCATGAAGTACTGACGCAGCAAGGCCGACGCGCCGTTTCCGGCGCGCGCATCCCGACACCACGCCGCGCGCGCCGCCCCTGATCCGATCACACACATAAAAAATCTGCAGACCTCCGCTTGAAGGAAGTCTGATGGAGGAAGACATCATGCCGACCCAACCGTCGACGCCCGCCGCGTCACTCGCGTTGCAAGACAAAGCGCACGACGCACACGCGTCGCACGACTCGCGCGCGCAGCGCTACCTGCAACTGCTGCTGCTCGTGATCGCCGCGGGCGCAATCTACCCGATGCTGTACCTGCGGCAGGTGTACCAGCCGACCATGCTGCAGTTCTTCCGTATCGACGACGTGCAGCTCGGCTACCTGTACTCGTCGCTCGGCACGATCTTCCTCGTCAGCTACCTGCCGAGCGGCTGGCTCGCCGATCGGCTGTCGCCGCGCTGGCTGATCTGCTTCTCGCTGCTCGCGACGGGCGTGCTCGGGCTCGTCTATGCGACCGGGCCATCGTTCGACATGCTGGTGCTGATCTTCGGCGGCTGGGGGCTGACCACCGGCCTCACGTTCTGGGCAGCCGTGATCAAGCGCGTGAACATGATCGCGGGCTCCGACGAACAGGGCCGCTTCTTCGGCCTGCTCGACGGCGGCCGCGGGCTCGTCGAGGCGCTGCTCGCGACGATCGCGATCACGCTGTTCGCATACGTGACGCAAGCGCACGGCGGCACCGACGCGGCCGGCTTCAGGCTCGTCGTGCACCTGTACGCGTTCTTCTGCATCGCGCTCGGCGTGCTGCTTGCGCTGGTGAAAGACCCGGCGCGCGCGGGCGACCGTGCAGCGGCCACGAAGCGCCGCGCCGGCAATGCGCTGGCCGACCTGAAGACGCTCGCGGCAATCCCCGAGCTGTGGCTCGTCGCGGCGATCGTGTTCTGCGGCTACCAGGTGTTCTGGGCAACCTACAGCTTCTCGGCGTACCTGCACGAAGGCAATTTCGGGCTCAGCGCGACGGCGGCCGGCTTCATCACGACGCTCAAGCTGTGGATGCGCCCCGTCGGCGGCATCGGCGGCGGTTTCCTCGGCGACCGCATCTCGAAGGTCTCCGTGCTGTTCTGGGCGCTCGTGCTCGCGGCGCTGTCGCTCGTCGGGCTGATCGCCGCACCGCCGCACAGCCCGCAGGCGATGCTCGTCGTGCTCGTGCTGTTCATCGGCATCCTCACCTACGCGGTTCGCGGCCTGTACTGGTCGCTGCTCGACGACTGCAAGGTGCCGACGCATTGCGCCGGCCTCGCGATCGGCCTGATCTCGGTGCTCGGTTATTCGCCCGACGTGTTCGTGCCGCTGATCAACGGCTACGTGACGCAAACCTACCCCGGCGCGCACGGCTACCAGCTCTATTTCGGCTACATCGCGGCCGTCGCGCTCTGCGGCGCGGGCGCCGCCGCGTTCCTCAAAGTCCGCCTCAACCGAATCAAGGAGTCCGCATGAAGATCGTTTCGCTCGAAACCCATATCGTCGCCGTGCCGCCGCCGCATATCGGCGGGATGTACTGGATCTTCGTGAAGCTGAAGACCGACGACGGGATCGAAGGCGTCGGCGAGATCTATTCCGCGACCTTCCACCCGAAGGCGATGGGCCCGATCATCGACGACGTGTTCGACCGCTACCTGCTGAACCACGACCCGCACCACGTCGAGCGGCTGTTCCGCCAGACCTATTCGAGCGGCTTCACGCAGCGGCCAGACCTGACGATGATGGGCGTCGTCAGCGGCCTCGAGATGGCATGCTGGGACATCATCGGCAAGGCCGCGGGCAAGCCCGTGTACGAACTGCTCGGCGGGAAAATCCACGAGCGGCTGCGCTCGTACACGTACCTGTACCCGAAGAACGCGAAGGGCGAGTACGACTACGACGACCCCGATCTCGCCGCCGAATGCGCGGCCGAGAACGTGAAGCTCGGCTTCACGGCCGTCAAGTTCGACCCCGCCGGCCCGTACACCGCTTACTCCGGCCACCAGTTGTCGCTCGAAGTGCTCGACCGCTGCGAGCTGTTCTGCCGCAAGGTGCGCGAGGCCGTCGGCAGCAAGGCCGACCTGCTGTTCGGCACGCACGGGCAGATGGTGCCCTCGTCGGCGATCAGGCTTGCGAAGCGGCTCGAGAAATACGACCCGCTGTGGTTCGAGGAACCCGTGCCGCCCGGGCAGGAAGAAGCGATCGCCGAAGTCGCGAAGCACACGTCGATTCCGATCGCGACCGGCGAGCGCCTGACGACCAAGTACGAATTCCACAAGCTGCTGCAGGCGGGCGGCGCGTCGATCCTGCAACTGAACGTCGCACGCGTGGGCGGCCTGCTCGAAGCGAAGAAGATCGCGACGCTCGCCGAAGTGCACTACGCGCAGATCGCGCCGCACCTGTACAACGGGCCGGTCGGCGCGGCCGCGAGCATCCAGCTCGCGACCTGCACGCCGAACTTCCTGATCCAGGAAAGCATCATGACGTGGGGCGGCTTTCATTCGGACGTCGTGAAGACGCCGATCCGCTGGGAAGACGGCTACATCATCCCGTCGAACGAGCCGGGCCTCGGGATCGAGCTCGACATGGACGTCGTGCGCCGTCACACGCCCTACACGGGCGAACGGCTGCACCTGCAGATGGGCGAGACGCCCGTCGACGTGAAGAATCTCGCTCCCGCGAAGGGCTGAGCGCAAAGGAAGCGACATGACCTACGACTACATCATCGTCGGCGCGGGCTCGGCCGGCTGCATCCTCGCGAACCGCCTGAGCGAATCGGGCCGGCACTCGGTGCTGCTGCTCGAAGCGGGCGAGCGCGACGCGTCGTTCTGGTTCAAGGTGCCGGTCGGCTTCACGAAGACCTACTACAACCGCCGCTACAACTGGATGTACTACAGCGAGCCCGAAGCGCAGCTCGCCGGGCGCAAACTGTACTGCCCGCGCGGCAAGGTGGTCGGCGGGTCGGGCTCGATCAATGCGATGGTCTACGTGCGCGGCCAGCGCAGCGACTACGACGACTGGGCGAACGCCGGCAATCCGGGCTGGGCATACGACGACGTGCTGTCGTACTTCCGCAAGCTCGAAACCCACGCGGCCGGCGCAACCGATCCGCAGCATCACGGCGCGACGGGGCCGATCCACATCACGTCGATGAAGGCCGACGTGCATCCGATCGTCCACGAGTTCCTGAAGGGCTGCGGGCAGCTGAACCTGCCGCGCACCGACGACTTCAACGGCGCGCAGTTCGAAGGTGCAGGCATCTACGACCTGAACACGAAGCACGGCGAGCGCTGTTCGAGCAGCTTCGCGTACCTGCGGCCCGCACTGGGCCGCGCGAACCTCACGCTGCGCTCGGGCGTGCTCGTGCGGCGCGTGACGTTCGACGGCACGCGCGCGACCGGCGTGGTCGTGGCGGGCGAGCATGGCGATGAATCGCTCGTCGCCGCGTGCGAAGTGATTCTCGCGGCCGGCGCGGTCGATACGCCGAAGCTGCTGCAACTGTCGGGCGTCGGCGATCCGGCGCTGCTCGCGCGCCATCGCGTGCCGCTCGTGCAGGCGCTGCCGGCGGTCGGCCGCAACCTGCAGGACCACCTGTGCGTGAGCTTCTACTTCAAGGCGAACCGGCCGACGCTGAACGACGAGATGGGCACGCTGCTCGGCAAGCTGAAGATCGGATTGCGCTACCTGCTGACGAAGCGCGGCCCGCTCGCGATGAGCGTGAACCAGGCCGGCGGCTTTTTCCGCGGCTCGGGCGACGTACCGGAGCCGAACCTGCAGCTCTACTTCAACCCGCTGTCGTACCGGATTCCGAAGAGCGACCGCGCGAGCATCAAGCCCGAGCCGTATTCGGGCTTCCTGATCGCGTTCAACCCGTGCCGGCCGACAAGCCGCGGCACGATCGAGATCGCGTCGAACCGCGCGGAAGAGGCGGCGAAGATCCGCATCAACGCGCTGACCACGCAAAAGGATCTCGACGAGGCCGTGCAAGGCAGCAAGATGATCCGTTCGCTGATGCGCGCGCCGGCGCTGAAGTCGATGACCGTCGGGGAAATCTCGCCGGGCCCGCAGGTCGACTCCGACGAAGCGATGCTGCAGTACTTCCGCGAGCAGTCGGGTTCGATCTACCACCTGTGCGGATCGTGCGCGATGGGGCCCGATGCGGCGACGTCGGTCGTCGATGCGTCGCTGCGCGTGCACGGGTTGCAGGCGCTGCGGATCGTCGATGCGTCGGTGTTTCCGAACATCACGTCGGGCAACATCAACGCGCCGACGATGATGGTCGCGGAGAAAGGCGCGGATCTGATTCTGGCGGATGCGTTGCGCGGCGACGCGACCGACGTGCAGTCCGGCCAACGGGAAGCTATCGCGCACTGACGCGACAGCTGCAAGCGAAACAGGGGCAACGACGAAAGACGGCGCACCGCTCATCGCGGTGCGCCGTCTTTCGTTCGGCGCTGCGCCGGCGCGTCGCCGAACACCTGCACGATGTGATCGATCATCGCGCTCATGCGTGCGGTATGCCGCAAGTCCTTGTGCGTCACCATCCAGACTTCGTAAGGACGCGCACCGGTACAGGCCGGCCACACGCGCACCAGCCCGTCGCGCTCCGCGATCGGCACCGGGAGCTCGCCGAGCCCGAGCCCGGCGCGCACCGCGGCGCGCAGCATCAGGTTCGAATTCAGCCCCGACACGATCCGTCCCGCGCGGACCGGCTCGCCAACCATCGTGAGCAGTCCGTGCATCTGCAGGTGCGGCAGGAAGCACACGACGTCGTGACCATCGAAGCCGGTGCCGGGCACCGGCTCGCCGTACCGTTCCAGATAGTCCGCCGATGCGTATAGCCCCGTCGGCCAGGCGGCGAGCCGGCGCGTGAGCAGATCGGGATTGTCGGGCTTGATCGTCCGGATCGCGATGTCGGCCTCGCGCTTCGCGAGGTTCTCTACCTGCGTCGACGTGTTGAGCAGCACGCGCACATCCGGATGCTCGTCGTGCAGGTTGCGGATCGCCCCCATCACGAACTCGAGCCCGATCGTATCGGTCGTCGTCACGCGCACGTCGCCCGCGAGGCGCCGGTCGACGCCCTGGGTCTGCCGCACGAGATCGATCGCCGATTGCTCCATCTTCTCCGCGTTCCGCAGCGCCACCTCGCCCACCGCAGTCGGCACGTACCCGACGGACGTGCGCAGAAACAGCGTTGCGCCAAGCGCGCGCTCGAGCGCCGCGAGCCGCCTGCCGACCGTCGCCTGGTCGAGCCCCACGACCCGCGCAGCGCCGCGCAGGCTGCGTTCCCGGTAGATGGCAAGAAAAATCCGGGTGTCATCCCAGTTCAAGGGCGTTCTCCCTATGTGATGCAAATCTGCATCTGTGGTCTTGAAAATCGCTGCGCGAATTCATCACCCCGCAAGCCTATACTTTTTTCACCGACCACTCACCTGTCTGTTGCGAGGCAAACATGTCCGATACACGCTCCCCCCTTCCCGCCGACATGGCGGCAGTCGAAATCACCCGCCCCGGCGGCCCCGAAGTCCTGGCGACGACACGGCGCCCCGTGCCGCGGCCGAACGCCGACGAAGTGCTGATCCGGATCCACGCCGCCGGCGTGAACGGCCCGGACGTGCTGCAACGCAAGGGGTTCTACAGCCCGCCGCCCGGCGCGTCCGACATTCCGGGCCTCGAGATCGCGGGCGAAGTCGTCGCGATCGGCGAGGCCGTGCGCGGTTTCGTCCCGGGCGACCGGGTAAGCGCGCTGGTGACGGGCGGCGGTTATGCGGAATACGCGGTCGCCCATCATCTCGCGACGATGAAGCTGCCGCCCGGCCTCGACATGATCGAAGCCGCGGCGATGCCGGAAACGTTCATGACGGTCTGGCTGAACCTGATTCAGCGCGGGCGGCTGCAGGCGGGCGAATCGGTGCTGATCCACGGCGGCGCGTCGGGCATCGGCACCGCCGCGACGATGATCGCGAAGGCAATGGGCGCGTCGACCGTCATCACGACGGTCGGCTCGGAAGCGCATCGCGCCGCGAGCCTGCGGCTCGGCGCGGATCACGCGGTCCATTACCGCGAGCAGGATTTCGTCGCCGAAGTCGACGCCATCACCGCGGGCAAGGGCGTGGACGTGATCCTCGACATCATTGCGGGCGACTACGTGGCGCGCAATTACCGGGCCGCGGCAATGAACGGACGGATCCTGCAGGTCAGCGCGCTCAACGGGCCGGCGAAGGAGCTCGACGTGTGGCCGATGATGACCAAGCGCCTCACGCACATCGGTTCGACGCTGCGCTCGCGCTCGCCCGAGGAGAAGGGCGCGATCATCGCCGAACTCGAACGGCACCTGTGGCCGCACGTCGAGGCCGGCACGGTCAGGCCGCAGGTGTTTCGAACCTTCCCGCTCGAGGACACGCGCGACGCACACGTGCTGATCGATTCGGGCGTCCACATCGGCAAGATCGTGCTGACGACGGCCGCGCACCGCGCGGCCTGAGCGGGGTGACGCGTATCAGTTCACGCTCGACC comes from Burkholderia pyrrocinia and encodes:
- a CDS encoding mandelate racemase/muconate lactonizing enzyme family protein, coding for MKIVSLETHIVAVPPPHIGGMYWIFVKLKTDDGIEGVGEIYSATFHPKAMGPIIDDVFDRYLLNHDPHHVERLFRQTYSSGFTQRPDLTMMGVVSGLEMACWDIIGKAAGKPVYELLGGKIHERLRSYTYLYPKNAKGEYDYDDPDLAAECAAENVKLGFTAVKFDPAGPYTAYSGHQLSLEVLDRCELFCRKVREAVGSKADLLFGTHGQMVPSSAIRLAKRLEKYDPLWFEEPVPPGQEEAIAEVAKHTSIPIATGERLTTKYEFHKLLQAGGASILQLNVARVGGLLEAKKIATLAEVHYAQIAPHLYNGPVGAAASIQLATCTPNFLIQESIMTWGGFHSDVVKTPIRWEDGYIIPSNEPGLGIELDMDVVRRHTPYTGERLHLQMGETPVDVKNLAPAKG
- a CDS encoding GMC family oxidoreductase — translated: MTYDYIIVGAGSAGCILANRLSESGRHSVLLLEAGERDASFWFKVPVGFTKTYYNRRYNWMYYSEPEAQLAGRKLYCPRGKVVGGSGSINAMVYVRGQRSDYDDWANAGNPGWAYDDVLSYFRKLETHAAGATDPQHHGATGPIHITSMKADVHPIVHEFLKGCGQLNLPRTDDFNGAQFEGAGIYDLNTKHGERCSSSFAYLRPALGRANLTLRSGVLVRRVTFDGTRATGVVVAGEHGDESLVAACEVILAAGAVDTPKLLQLSGVGDPALLARHRVPLVQALPAVGRNLQDHLCVSFYFKANRPTLNDEMGTLLGKLKIGLRYLLTKRGPLAMSVNQAGGFFRGSGDVPEPNLQLYFNPLSYRIPKSDRASIKPEPYSGFLIAFNPCRPTSRGTIEIASNRAEEAAKIRINALTTQKDLDEAVQGSKMIRSLMRAPALKSMTVGEISPGPQVDSDEAMLQYFREQSGSIYHLCGSCAMGPDAATSVVDASLRVHGLQALRIVDASVFPNITSGNINAPTMMVAEKGADLILADALRGDATDVQSGQREAIAH
- a CDS encoding LysR family transcriptional regulator, encoding MNWDDTRIFLAIYRERSLRGAARVVGLDQATVGRRLAALERALGATLFLRTSVGYVPTAVGEVALRNAEKMEQSAIDLVRQTQGVDRRLAGDVRVTTTDTIGLEFVMGAIRNLHDEHPDVRVLLNTSTQVENLAKREADIAIRTIKPDNPDLLTRRLAAWPTGLYASADYLERYGEPVPGTGFDGHDVVCFLPHLQMHGLLTMVGEPVRAGRIVSGLNSNLMLRAAVRAGLGLGELPVPIAERDGLVRVWPACTGARPYEVWMVTHKDLRHTARMSAMIDHIVQVFGDAPAQRRTKDGAPR
- a CDS encoding NAD(P)H-quinone oxidoreductase; this translates as MSDTRSPLPADMAAVEITRPGGPEVLATTRRPVPRPNADEVLIRIHAAGVNGPDVLQRKGFYSPPPGASDIPGLEIAGEVVAIGEAVRGFVPGDRVSALVTGGGYAEYAVAHHLATMKLPPGLDMIEAAAMPETFMTVWLNLIQRGRLQAGESVLIHGGASGIGTAATMIAKAMGASTVITTVGSEAHRAASLRLGADHAVHYREQDFVAEVDAITAGKGVDVILDIIAGDYVARNYRAAAMNGRILQVSALNGPAKELDVWPMMTKRLTHIGSTLRSRSPEEKGAIIAELERHLWPHVEAGTVRPQVFRTFPLEDTRDAHVLIDSGVHIGKIVLTTAAHRAA
- a CDS encoding MFS transporter; translated protein: MPTQPSTPAASLALQDKAHDAHASHDSRAQRYLQLLLLVIAAGAIYPMLYLRQVYQPTMLQFFRIDDVQLGYLYSSLGTIFLVSYLPSGWLADRLSPRWLICFSLLATGVLGLVYATGPSFDMLVLIFGGWGLTTGLTFWAAVIKRVNMIAGSDEQGRFFGLLDGGRGLVEALLATIAITLFAYVTQAHGGTDAAGFRLVVHLYAFFCIALGVLLALVKDPARAGDRAAATKRRAGNALADLKTLAAIPELWLVAAIVFCGYQVFWATYSFSAYLHEGNFGLSATAAGFITTLKLWMRPVGGIGGGFLGDRISKVSVLFWALVLAALSLVGLIAAPPHSPQAMLVVLVLFIGILTYAVRGLYWSLLDDCKVPTHCAGLAIGLISVLGYSPDVFVPLINGYVTQTYPGAHGYQLYFGYIAAVALCGAGAAAFLKVRLNRIKESA